The genomic stretch CCTGCACTTACTTTGTCGTAGCCCTCGAAAGGCTCAAAAGCCGGCCCATTTCCTTTATATAGTACCAGGACCCGCCCCCAAGCTACAATTGGCTCGTggagggctggggggcggggacTATGGGGACTTCGCGCAGAGCGGAAATACGGATCCCAAGTCGGCTACGCGGCTCAGCGATGGGTGCTCCGGGAGGGAAGATCAACCGGCCCCGAACGGTGACCGTGTGGGAGTGCCAACTTTATTTCCCAAGGGTCCCGGAACCCTCTAATCTCGCCCCAGATAGAATAGATAGGCCTGAGTCGACGGTGCGGGCGGTATCAGGTCGCGGTGCGCGGCCTCAGTCTGACTAGCATCTTCCTTCTTCGCAGGAGCTGAAGAAGAAACTGTTCAAGCGACGGCGTGTGTTGAACCGGGAGCGGCGACTGAAGCACCGGGTGGTCGGGGCTGTGATAGACGAAGGGCTGATCACACGGCACCACCTCAAGAAGCGGGCGTGAGTGCCATACCTTCTTCTCGGTCCTCCCTACCGagtctccttccccctccctgcccagctccGGAGCAGCTAACACCTCTCCGCTTTCGTTGTGCACTCGCGTTTATGCGAGGAACGTGCCTGCTGTGTTTGTGCCTAAACTCTGCTAGCCTCTCCACTGTACCAGTAGGTCACAAACTTTCTTTGGGTCTTGGACCCGACTGAGAATCATAAGGAGAGCTGTCAACTCTTCCATCTCCCCAAGAAAAATTGTACATTCACTTGGACTTTTGTAAGTAAATTTTAAAGCTGACACAGAAGTCTGCATACAATGGATGAATTTTCACATAGGCGCATGTGGGGTTTTGCATATAAATTTCAAGGCCCCCTGAATCTTGGGGGAAGAGTTCCCATCCCGTCCTTTCATTGGCTTCTTCATTATCAATGTAATACCTAATAAAGGCCTTTGTCCCTGGTTTCTggtacagagctcctaaaacccttggagtGATAGTGCTTTTGTTTCATTAGGAACCCCTTTTGAGCACGCCTAAGTTTATGTTAGTGAGTGACAGAGTGGGGCTGTTCACCAGCAAAACCCAGTGGTTAGAGGATTGGAAATGTAAGCCCCACCCACTGAACTCTGGGAAGTGGATTGGGGACAGGTGTGGTTGCTGGCTAGTAAACTCAATTAAAAACTCTTGAAAAACAGAGATTTGATGAGCTTTCTGGTTGGTGAACTGGTGGAGGAGCTGGGAAGGTGGCTCACCTGGACAGGGCATGGAAACTCTTGGCCCCTTCCCCAtcccttgccctatgcatctctgcCATCTGCCTGTTTCTGAGTTGTatctttttatcataaattggtAAATGCAagtaaatgtttctctgagttctgtgagcaaAGTATGGTATCTGAGAAGGGGGTTGTGAGAATCCTGATTTATAGCTGatgggtcagaagcacaggtaataaCATACTATCtctaggtagatagtgtcagaattgaattaaatttgtaGAACACTCAGTCACTGTCCTCTGAGAATTGGAGAATTGCTTAAcgtggaagaaaaagaaaaagtccacaTGTGGTGTCAGAAGTATTGAGAGTAGAGAAAAATAGTTTTACCTTACAAGTTTCTACAATAtactaaaatttaacatttaaatggtAAATACTTTGTGTTGAGAGTAAACTCACTACATTAGAGCCCAGATTTTCAAACAGTTCTTTGACGTGGATCCAAAGACCTTTTCAATAGCCAGAACAACTTGTGTGGTTCATGTTCTGTGCATCTTTGCTTCTACCAACCTTTCAGGTCCAGTGCACGTGCCAACATTACTCTGTCT from Rhinolophus ferrumequinum isolate MPI-CBG mRhiFer1 chromosome 11, mRhiFer1_v1.p, whole genome shotgun sequence encodes the following:
- the C11H11orf98 gene encoding uncharacterized protein C11orf98 homolog — encoded protein: MGTSRRAEIRIPSRLRGSAMGAPGGKINRPRTELKKKLFKRRRVLNRERRLKHRVVGAVIDEGLITRHHLKKRASSARANITLSGKKRRKLLQQIRLAQKEKAAMEVEAPAKPVRTTEPQPKSQKKTKAPQDVDMENLEDGS